Proteins encoded within one genomic window of Nilaparvata lugens isolate BPH chromosome 11, ASM1435652v1, whole genome shotgun sequence:
- the LOC111054992 gene encoding 39S ribosomal protein L14, mitochondrial, producing the protein MFSNLASRFFHTTSTSSQLIKLTRLRVVDNSEIGKQAMLEGKPPRIIHIYNKSGVGYLGNKVLVAIKGEKKKGVIVGCKKHQIPRAPKFDSNNVVLIDDSGTPLGNRIHVPIPLMLRTMLKERSYKKGTDYTKLLAIATRFV; encoded by the exons ATGTTTTCCAATTTGGCTTCCCGTTTCTTCCATACGACTTCTACTTCTAGTCAGCTTATCAAGTTGACTCGTCTGAGAGTGGTCGACAACAGTGAGATTGGTAAACAGGCCATGCTGGAAGGAAAGCCACCTCGTATCATACACATCTATAATAAATCAGGTGTCGGATACCTTG GAAATAAAGTGCTGGTAGCAATCAAAGGCGAGAAGAAGAAGGGCGTGATAGTCGGTTGTAAAAAGCATCAGATCCCCCGTGCGCCGAAATTCGACAGCAATAATGTTGTGCTAATAGACGACAGTGGCACTCCCTTGGGCAACCGCATACACGTCCCTATTCCTCTAATGTTGCGGACCATGCTCAAAGAGAGATCATACAAGAAGGGAACCGATTATACAAAATTATTGGCTATTGCCACACGCTTTGTTTGA
- the LOC111054994 gene encoding beta-galactosidase-1-like protein 2 produces MKWFHGFALIISGEILITLIFYLTVGSFDLPHPKAVEDEQYADGLENPIMVSKLYDYYNIEAGMASSGLSTGADSFLLNGKRLTILSGALHYFRVHPAHWRDRLRKLRAMGCNTVETYIPWNLHEPEKDVYDFGVEEYKTDYQFSEWLNVVQFIEMAEEEDLFVIIRPGPYIGADWDFGGLPSYLLSIPGLKVRTNDDLYLDRVDKYFETLLPRLAPLTVERGGPIIMFQIENEYGYFSNSSESNEHLEYLQMKMESLGINSFFSTCDDVALVGRAGSLVEKGVLMTATFQDNVEHELSTLRELQPYRPAMVMEFSSGRIDHWGQTHTTRSELDYSKKLFYIISFPASINLYLFHGGTNFGFMSGANQWVSRDRIIYEPSTTSYDRDALLTENGDYTKKYFLTRELFVDVQKFFGIYVPDPPKIEQMLISPAIEPLYQMDYMDIIGSIPSDHRILSDQLIPMELLPLKSKMRTGEMKGQSYGYTLYRIFLPVEEDPEIQIFGRVNDTVILLVDGKRFTDVMRSAKQMHDFGFWRACKYEYDKKKINLPNGTYTFDFLVENMGRNSMGFTLEDFDQKKGLSQGSVTISGLQPEGIWGNIYSGLPTQMGRKPE; encoded by the exons atGAAATGGTTTCATGGTTTTGCGCTCATTATTTCAG gagaaatattgataacactgatattttatttgacGGTTGGGAGCTTTGATTTACCACACCCTAAGGCAGTAGAAGATGAACAATATGCTGATGGGTTGGAAAATCCCATAATGGTTTCAAAGCTGTATGATTATTACAACATTGAAGCAGGAATGGCTAGTAGTGGCTTGAGTACTGGCGCAGACTCCTTCCTTCTGAATGGGAAAAGACTGACAATACTAAGTGGGGCGCTGCACTACTTCCGAGTACATCCAGCTCACTGGAGAGACAGATTGCGGAAGCTGAGAGCCATGGGATGTAATACTGTCGAAAC ataCATTCCATGGAACCTTCATGAACCAGAGAAAGATGTTTACGACTTTGGTGTTGAGGAATATAAGACTGATTACCAGTTTTCCGAATGGTTGAATGTTGTGCAGTTTATTGAAATGGCCGAGGAAGAGGATTTGTTTGTTATAATTCGTCCAGGGCCTTACATTGGCGCAGATTGGGATTTTGGGGGCTTGCCAAG TTATTTGCTGTCGATTCCCGGATTGAAAGTGCGAACAAATGATGACCTTTACTTGGATAGAgttgataaatattttgaaacgCTGCTTCCAAGACTGGCTCCGCTAACAGTTGAACGTGGAGGACCAATCATCATGTTCCAG ATTGAAAACGAATACGGATACTTCTCCAACTCATCTGAAAGCAATGAGCACTTGGAGTATTTGCAAATGAAAATGGAATCTCTTGGTATCAACAGCTTTTTCTCGACTTGCGATGATGTTGCATTGGTTGGTCGAGCTGGCTCACTGGTCGAGAAAGGAG ttCTAATGACAGCCACCTTCCAAGATAATGTGGAGCACGAACTATCGACTTTGCGTGAACTGCAACCCTACCGCCCCGCCATGGTGATGGAGTTCTCAAGTGGTAGGATTGACCATTGGGGTCAGACTCATACTACACGGAGTGAATTGG ATTATTCCAaaaagctattttatataataagctTCCCAGCATCTATTAATCTGTACCTTTTCCATGGAGGAACCAACTTTGGTTTTATGAGTGGAGCAAACCAATGGGTTTCAAGAGATAGGATAATCTACGAGCCAAGTACTACAAGTTACG atCGTGATGCACTACTAACAGAGAATGGTGATTACACTAAAAAATATTTCCTGACAAGAGAATTGTTTGTAGATGTTCAAAAGTTTTTTGGAATCTATGTACCGGATCCTCCAAAAATTGAACAAATGCTTATCTCCCCAGCTATAGAACCACTCTACCAGATGGACTACATGGATATAATTGGGAGCATT CCATCAGACCATAGAATCCTCTCGGACCAACTAATACCGATGGAGTTACTGCCTCTGAAATCGAAGATGAGGACTGGAGAAATGAAAGGCCAAAGCTATGGCTACACTTTATATAGAATTTTCCTTCCTGTTGAAGAAGATCCAGAAATTCAGATTTTTGGCCGAGTGAATGACACAGTGATACTATTGGTGGATGGGAAAAGATTCACTGATGTAATGAGAAGCGCCAAACAAATGCATGATTTCGGATTCTGGAGAGCATGTAAATATGA GTACgacaagaagaaaataaatctcCCAAATGGAACATACACTTTTGATTTTCTTGTTGAGAATATGGGACGCAACAGCATGGGATTCACTCTGGAAGACTTTgatcagaagaaaggtctatcTCAAGGATCCGTTACTATCAGCGGCCTACAACCTGAGGGTATCTGGGGAAATATATACTCTGGACTTCCAACCCAAATGGGTCGAAAA CCTGAATAA